A single genomic interval of Puntigrus tetrazona isolate hp1 chromosome 1, ASM1883169v1, whole genome shotgun sequence harbors:
- the ern2 gene encoding serine/threonine-protein kinase/endoribonuclease IRE1 — protein sequence MDRRHLLLLLLLSLAGNVSQCEGGSSVSLPESLLFVSTLDGSLHAVSKQTGDIKWTLKEDPIIQVPTYFQEPGFLPDPNDGSLYVLGGKRKEGLMKLPFTIPELVQSSPCRSSDGVLYTGKKQDTWFVVDPQTGEKQTSLSTSSSDSICPSAPLLYIGRTEYMITMYDTKTQELRWNATYNDYSAPLYDDKKYEYKMSHFASSGDGLVVTVDRDSGEVLWMQKFDSPVAGFYLWSQDSLRRAPHLTVATETLRYLTFTAENTQSHTMKWTYQFTKENHSTKTQLVPTLYVGKTDSHLYASTSLVHQGVAIVPKGLTLARIEGPITAGVTMGNGRPECEITPSTDVKYPPGSSSSLQNQWLLIGHHEVPPLAHTTMLRDFPENLQRSGDVIPPRGSGSSFRSPSHPLPPVTKHSSSPVLPDSLTSDPMTVLVVTLLLGAWIAFLLTHKRPVRKSQRSEEPVDSNPPPLLTNQSTNTEPSAPPSTSSYNNSHSEKTSSVASNQTQPYSSKDSAQIMTAGQSQSDQPDVVEVGKISFSPAEVLGHGTEGTFVFRGHFDGRRVAVKRILPECVEFAEREVQLLRESDEHPNVIRYFCTERDRQFTYIAIELCAATLQQYVEDPSCPYSDLNPVSLLDQTMCGLSHLHSLNIVHRDLKPRNILLSLPGALGRVRAVISDFGLCKKLPDGRHSFSLRSGIPGTEGWIAPELLINAPKGNPTSAVDIFSAGCVFYYVTSKGQHPFGDTLRRQANILSGVYNLDHFMEDIHEDVIGRNLIERMISPEPETRPSAASVLKHPFFWSPEKQLQFFQDVSDRIEKEPADSAIVGRLENSGRFVVRTNWRMHISAPLQADLRKFRTYKGNSVRDLLRAMRNKKHHYHELPPEVQTALGEVPDGFVAYFTSRFPRLLLHTHSALSICAPERLFHPYYHH from the exons GCCAGGCTTTTTACCGGATCCCAATGATGGCAGTCTGTATGTGCTTGGGGGCAAACGCAAAGAGGGTCTGATG AAACTCCCGTTCACTATTCCAGAGCTGGTCCAGTCTTCTCCCTGCAGGAGCTCCGATGGTGTGCTCTACACGG GTAAAAAACAGGACACTTGGTTTGTGGTTGATCCTCAGACAGGTGAAAAACAGACAAGTCTGAGCACCTCCTCTTCAGACTCTATTTGCCCTTCTGCCCCTCTGCTGTACATTGGTCGCACAG AATATATGATCACCATGTATGACACGAAGACTCAGGAACTCCGCTGGAACGCCACCTACAACGACTACTCCGCGCCTCTTTATgatgacaaaaaatatgaatata AGATGTCACACTTTGCGTCCAGCGGGGACGGTCTGGTGGTTACGGTGGATCGGGACTCTGGTGAGGTGCTGTGGATGCAGAAGTTTGATTCTCCAGTGGCAGGGTTTTATTTATGGAGTCAGGACAGTCTGCGGCGAGCTCCTCATCTGACGGTGGCAACCGAAACGCTGCGTTACCTGACCTTCACTGCGGAAAACACACAGTCGCACACCATGAAGTGGACCTACCAGTTCACAAAGGAGAACCACAGCACTAAGACTCAGCTAGT TCCTACTCTCTATGTTGGCAAGACGGACTCTCATCTGTATGCTTCTACCTCTCTTGTGCACCAAGGTGTTGCAATAGTG CCAAAAGGTCTTACACTTGCACGCATTGAGGGGCCAATCACTGCTGGCGTCACAATGGGTAATGGGCGGCCCGAGTGTGAGATCACACCCAGCACTGACGTGAAATATCCACCAGGAAGCAGCAGTTCCCTGCAGAATCAGTGGCTGCTCATTG gtcACCATGAAGTCCCCCCCTTGGCTCACACCACCATGTTGAGAGATTTCCCAGAGAACCTGCAGCGCTCTGGTGATGTCATCCCACCCCGAGGTTCTGGTTCCTCTTTCCGTTCTCCCTCTCACCCA TTGCCACCGGTAACAAAGCACAGCTCCTCCCCTGTGTTGCCAGActctttgacctctgaccccatgACTGTGCTGGTGGTGACACTGCTGCTGGGAGCATGGATTGCTTTCCTGCTAACACACAAAAGG CCTGTCAGAAAATCCCAGAGATCTGAAGAGCCAGTGGACTCCAACCCTCCGCCATtgttgaccaatcagagcactaACACAGAACCCAGTGCTCCGCCCTCAACCTCATCTTACAACAACAGCCATTCAGAGAAGACTAGCTCTGTGGCATCCAATCAAACTCAGCCATACTCAAGCAAAGACTCCGCCCAAATAATGACAGCTGGCCAATCACAGA GTGATCAGCCTGACGTTGTGGAAGTTGGTAAAATCTCTTTCAGTCCTGCTGAGGTGCTGGGCCACGGGACAGAGGGAACCTTTGTGTTCCG GGGTCATTTTGACGGTCGGCGTGTGGCAGTAAAGCGTATCCTCCCGGAGTGTGTGGAGTTTGCAGAGCGAGAGGTTCAGCTCCTCCGTGAATCGGATGAGCATCCCAACGTCATCCGTTACTTCTGCACAGAGCGGGACAGACAGTTTACTTACATTGCAATAGAGCTGTGTGCTGCTACACTCCaacag TATGTGGAGGACCCAAGCTGTCCTTATTCAGACCTGAACCCAGTGTCCCTGCTGGACCAGACCATGTGTGGCCTCAGTCACCTGCACTCCCTCAATATCG TTCACAGGGATTTAAAGCCACGGAATATTTTGCTCTCTCTCCCGGGGGCATTGGGTCGAGTCCGGGCGGTGATCTCAGATTTCGGCTTGTGTAAGAAGCTTCCAGATGGTCGCCATAGTTTCAGCCTACGCTCTGGAATACCAGGAACCGAAGGCTGGATTGCCCCTGAATTACTCATAAATGCTCCGAAAGGCAACCCT ACAAGTGCAGTAGACATATTTTCGGCtggatgtgtgttttattatgtgACATCCAAAGGACAGCATCCTTTTGGTGACACTCTGCGGCGTCAAGCTAATATCCTCTCTGGAGTCTATAACCTTGACCACTTTATGGAGGATATACATG AGGATGTGATTGGCAGAAATCTGATTGAGCGGATGATCAGTCCTGAACCAGAAACCCGTCCTTCAGCAGCGTCTGTCCTCAAACATCCCTTCTTTTGGAGCCCAGAGAAACAACTGCAGTtctttcag GATGTCAGTGACAGAATAGAGAAGGAGCCAGCAGACAGCGCTATAGTGGGCCGTTTGGAGAACTCTGGCAGATTTGTGGTAAGAACCAACTGGAGGATGCACATATCAGCACCACTGCAGGCTG ATCTTCGAAAATTTCGGACGTATAAAGGAAACTCTGTGAGAGATTTACTTAGAGCAATGAGAAATAAA AAGCATCATTATCATGAGCTCCCACCAGAGGTTCAGACGGCTCTCGGTGAAGTCCCTGATGGCTTTGTGGCATATTTTACCTCCCGTTTCCCGCGGTTACTGCTTCACACGCATTCAGCCCTTAGCATCTGTGCCCCCGAGAGACTCTTCCACCCATACTACCACCACTGA
- the ndufab1a gene encoding NADH:ubiquinone oxidoreductase subunit AB1a, whose product MAARIVVRCVRALNHRSVCFNRVTAASTLTAAPLTQGRTFSGLTTGHKSLPAQLSGSSLQVYQWRKYGGLPPLTLESVQDRVLYVLKLYDKVDPEKLQVTSHFMKDLGLDSLDQVEIIMAMEDEFGFEIPDADGEKLMTPQEIVDYIADKKDVYE is encoded by the exons ATGGCGGCGCGCATCGTTGTCCGGTGTGTCCGAGCACTAAACCACCGTTCTGTATGTTTTAACCGTGTCACTGCTGCCTCGACATTAACAGCAGCTCCACTCACCCAAGGACGAACATTTTCAGGGCTGACTACTGGACACAAGTCTCTGCCGGCGCAG CTCTCCGGCAGTTCACTTCAGGTTTATCAGTGGAGGAAGTATGGTGGCTTGCCCCCATTAACCCTAGAGAGTGTCCAGGACCGTGTCCTCTACGTCCTGAAGCTCTACGACAAGGTCGACCCTGAAAAG cttcaGGTTACATCTCATTTCATGAAGGATTTGGGATTGGACAGTTTAGACCAGGTGGAGATCATCATGGCAATGGAAGATGAATTTG GTTTTGAAATTCCCGATGCTGATGGCGAGAAGTTGATGACACCGCAGGAGATTGTTGACTACATCGCAGACAAGAAAGATGTTTATGAATAA
- the plk1 gene encoding serine/threonine-protein kinase PLK1 — protein sequence MSAGIAKSAKPSAHVDPKSAPLKEIPDILVDPRTTKRYMRGRFLGKGGFAKCYEITDVDTKEVFAGKVVPKSMLLKPHQKEKMSTEIAIHKSLDNPHVVGFHGFFEDDDFVYVVLEICRRRSLLELHKRRKAVTEPEARYFMRQTIQGCLYLHNNRVIHRDLKLGNLFLNDDMDVKIGDFGLATKIEFDGERKKTLCGTPNYIAPEVLCKKGHSFEVDVWSLGCILYTLLVGKPPFETSCLKETYIRIKKNEYMVPKHINPVAAALIRRMLDADPTRRPSVSDLLADEFFTSGYAPLRLPTSCLTVPPRFSIAPSSLDPALLRKPLSSLNKGTDSPIEKMGKLEQPQREDLQQRDGAEQPDCHLTDMLQQLASLNSARPSERDFIRQEEAEDPACIPIFWISKWVDYSDKYGLGYQLCDNSVGVLFNDSTRLIMYADGDSLQYIDRNTAESYLSVRSYPSALSKKITLLKYFRNYMSEHLLKAGANITPRDGDELTRLPYLRHWFRTKSAIVLHLSNGTVQINFFQDHTKLILCPLMGAVTYINEKREFYTYKMSLIEEFGCCKELASRLRYARNMVEKLMACKSTGTAATSAR from the exons ATGAGCGCCGGAATCGCAAAGTCGGCGAAACCGTCGGCACACGTCGACCCCAAATCCGCTCCCCTGAAGGAGATTCCTGACATCCTGGTGGATCCCCGAACGACGAAGAGATACATGAGGGGTCGATTTCTGGGAAAGGGAGGATTTGCGAAATGCTACGAGATCACAGATGTGGACACAAAGGAGGTTTTTGCGGGGAAAGTGGTGCCGAAGTCGATGCTGCTGAAGCCCCAccagaaagagaaaatgagcACAGAAATCGCCATTCACAAGAGTCTCGATAACCCGCACGTCGTGGGCTTTCACGGCTTTTTTGAAGACGATGACTTCGTGTACGTGGTGTTGGAAATCTGTCGGAGACGG TCTCTCCTTGAGTTGCACAAGCGGAGGAAGGCAGTGACGGAGCCTGAGGCCAGATACTTCATGCGACAGACTATTCAGGGTTGTCTGTACTTGCACAATAACCGGGTCATCCACCGTGATCTCAAACTTGGAAATCTATTCCTCAATGATGACATGGATGTAAAAATCG gtGACTTTGGTTTGGCCACCAAGATTGAGTttgatggagagagaaagaagactCTGTGTGGCACTCCAAACTACATTGCCCCAGAGGTGCTCTGCAAGAAAGGCCACAGCTTTGAAGTAGACGTATGGTCACTGGGATGCATTCT ATATACACTGTTGGTTGGAAAGCCACCGTTTGAGACCTCCTGTCTGAAGGAAACCTACATCAGAATCAAGAAGAACGAGTACATGGTTCCTAAA CACATTAATCCAGTAGCTGCTGCTCTGATTCGCCGGATGCTGGACGCTGACCCTACTCGCAGACCTTCTGTGTCCGATCTGCTGGCTGATGAGTTTTTCACCTCTGGTTATGCTCCTCTCCGGCTGCCCACTTCCTGTCTCACTGTACCTCCCAGGTTCTCAATCGCCCCCTCCAGTCTGGATCCCGCCCTCCTTCGCAAACCCCTCTCATCACTTAATAAAG GAACAGATAGTCCTATTGAGAAAATGGGGAAACTGGAGCAGCCACAAAGGGAAGATCTTCAGCAAAG GGATGGAGCTGAACAACCTGACTGTCATCTAACTGACATGCTGCAGCAACTGGCTAGCCTCAATTCGGCCAGACCGTCTGAGAGAGACTTTATTAGACAAG AGGAAGCAGAGGACCCTGCTTGTATTCCTATCTTCTGGATTAGTAAATGGGTCGACTACTCTGACAAATATGGCCTTG GTTACCAGCTGTGTGATAACAGCGTAGGCGTTCTGTTCAACGATTCCACTCGTTTGATCATGTACGCTGACGGTGACAGTTTGCAATACATCGACCGCAACACTGCAGAATCCTACCTCAGTGTTCGCTCTTACCCTTCTGCACTCTCAAAAAAG ATTACACTTCTCAAGTACTTCAGAAATTACATGAGCGAGCACTTGCTGAAGGCCGGGGCGAACATAACGCCCCGTGATGGGGATGAACTGACCCGGTTGCCTTACCTCCGCCACTGGTTCCGCACAAAGAGCGCCATCGTCCTACACCTGAGCAACGGAACGGTGCAGATCAACTTCTTCCAG GACCACACTAAGCTTATTTTGTGTCCACTGATGGGCGCGGTGACGTACATCAACGAGAAGCGGGAGTTCTACACCTACAAGATGAGCTTAATTGAGGAGTTTGGGTGCTGTAAAGAGTTGGCCAGTCGTTTGCGCTACGCTCGTAACATGGTGGAGAAGCTCATGGCTTGCAAAAGCACCGGCACAGCTGCTACTTCTGCCCGTTAA
- the palb2 gene encoding partner and localizer of BRCA2, translating to MSEEILPNEDKETLRRRLEQLKREYEKTAQRLQRAERHDAIRRLTQTDSPHTSEPSSVTSSMQTSEYSENHENLQLQTSLIAETISSGFNTVPKIPAIQTDFAEIMSTPPLYSPVCKRSPAHRLRSKRSRLRLRNKQQDSDTDIGQEKVIDGSGESFVENVDTEIKESSDCNEYENGLKGVRKYGKMEDKDCEKKKEIEKMSAEREKNQGRPIDIKKVGKIATPSQELENDVKRVGHCVLNCSMNQSDNRLPIVSSEENQIVQCSQEKVNLKGQKSNSDSAVSIQSLSFLPSSEGVQIADKSQEMPEQTNQIFKDTNKGYDDRIDTKTSGILDSCTLVEGLPFPVEYYVRTTRRMAASHSFVDLDAVIYSQLTGGRGRRRLSQSQTSARGHMTPEHSVRRSTDQTRRGGKGQRGRRGRPKKAPICVKADPDCTISQPPGDSQAVSESPTESKATSHAESPSQPVLVLERQESQEVHTVSLKPSPEQGVTQDFKHLPDSQLCIDCQLLPDSNLYPIFRRKRGQTEMASQTDQSPLLPSLASLIQALQEKDEKTGLLVAVDFQDFHLPDEDFGQLKLERLRLSTSVVEPFIQRPIMYNTRQSSRRQRTSGRKTEAHYPVGELFTPEPLTISSLEDSLPLCQSDPDDQSQTEIQKDLNAVNEIKTFSSDLMDSRQIIKPEPDGNVNNERKGEVPLKCSETKNSNEVQSQTKTQHSHMPPENNSPCPVRLSLSPSLTSHTQKGQDPVLPSLGMSPQFLTSGSPLGLRSPLFSSSGLLRSPTSITPMGCRSQESISVKIGDIKNCITVKSGDQGGSKTENQSQISQETKVQNTVKARLPSQTNTPPGCENLNGLEIESSRITENEQKCECSLDTENRLECRNKINCTQENEVQFNTSEPVVLKNVFESEIQTKNNSETDVETCKVFELGSETQSMGLKPNLTLLHCGKTSGAVGQASVESASLDTYQRTERKTGFDDNCTQSEEQNTVPSNNRTLLHEESLTGTSLTDKVHCSAVLQEMHTFKALEGGCVLELCLLQWPSEDWCICVAGEWSVCLWAQVKGVKSWSLLHTWTFAQSVMSLHGIPDSSGLLCVTLGHLEITEARILCCPSMDGPFSQNAVCKDTLQAVLGVSNCRLVCCSTPGDQQRVSVLTMTQDGRVNSTLPLASAKQNIRTLAAVEGEKDALIGWTECKTLLIWNLKTGQLLQTIYLEKTLAVTNCMKGYSYRGVLCVLLQNAGNVCDEESNSSLFTLIATNPLTGKHITLTSINCPDQPKQQLIDGDVLGSCLVGVFQSGHLAVWDLRGSVAKVVCVLDELCRLARWAGPDKMLTGYLNGDVSVFRYKST from the exons ATGTCAGAGGAGATTCTCCCTAACGAAGATAAAGAGACA ctGAGAAGACGATTGGAGCAGCTTAAGCGAGAGTATGAGAAAACAGCACAGAGACTGCAG AGAGCAGAGCGCCATGATGCCATTCGCAGACTTACACAGACTGACTCACCACACACATCTGAGCCATCTTCTGTGACTTCATCGATGCAGACATCAGAATATTCAGAAAACCACGAGAATCTACAATTACAAACCA GCCTTATTGCTGAAACAATCAGCTCTGGCTTTAACACTGTACCAAAAATCCCCGCCATCCAAACGGATTTTGCTGAGATTATGTCCACCCCACCTTTGTACTCCCCAGTATGCAAAcgaagccccgcccaccgcCTGCGTTCTAAGCGTAGTCGACTACGTCTACGGAACAAACAGCAAGATTCAGATACTGACATCGGCCAAGAAAAAGTAATAGATGGAAGTGGAGAGAGTTTTGTTGAAAATGTGGATACTGAAATAAAGGAGAGTAGTGACTGTAATGAATACGAGAACGGTCTAAAAGGAGTGAGAAAATATGGTAAGATGGAAGACAAGgactgtgaaaagaaaaaagaaattgagaAGATGTCCGCTGAAAGGGAGAAGAACCAGGGCAGGCCAATAGACATAAAAAAAGTTGGTAAAATTGCTACGCCATCACAAGAACTGGAAAATGATGTAAAAAGAGTGGGACATTGTGTATTAAACTGCTCTATGAACCAATCAGATAATAGACTGCCAATAGTTTCAAGTGAAGAAAATCAGATTGTTCAGTGTAGCCAGGAAAAGGTTAACCTAAAAGGTCAAAAATCAAACTCAGATTCAGCTGTGTCTATCCAAAGCTTGTCTTTCCTTCCATCTTCTGAGGGAGTACAGATTGCTGACAAATCACAGGAGATGCCTGAACAAACTAACCAGATATTCAAAGACACAAATAAAGGTTATGATGACAGGATAGACACCAAAACATCTGGCATTCTAGACTCTTGCACGCTGGTTGAGGGTTTACCGTTTCCCGTGGAATATTACGTTCGGACGACAAGGCGCATGGCTGCATCTCACAGCTTTGTCGATCTAGATGCTGTCATTTACAGCCAGCTCACTGGGGGGCGGGGCAGACGCAGGCTCAGCCAATCACAAACAAGTGCTAGAGGTCACATGACCCCAGAGCATTCAGTCCGCAGGTCCACTGATCAGACCAGACGTGGTGGAAAAGGTCAGAGAGGGAGAAGAGGCCGTCCAAAAAAAGCGCCTATATGTGTCAAAGCTGATCCTGATTGTACAATATCACAACCCCCTGGCGATTCTCAAGCAGTTTCAGAATCTCCTACAGAATCAAAGGCCACGTCTCATGCTGAATCACCCAGCCAACCAGTACTGGTCCTTGAAAGGCAGGAGTCTCAGGAAGTCCACACAGTGAGTTTAAAGCCAAGTCCAGAACAAGGAGTCACTCAAGATTTTAAGCATCTTCCAGATTCTCAGCTTTGCATTGATTGCCAACTCCTCCCGGATTCAAATTTGTACCCTATTTTCAGACGAAAACGTGGCCAAACTGAAATGGCATCTCAGACAG atcAGTCACCTCTTCTGCCATCATTAGCTTCACTTATTCAGGCCCTTCAAGAAAAGGATGAGAAAACCGGACTGCTGGTGGCTGTTGATTTCCAGGATTTCCACCTACCTGATGAGGATTTTGGACAACTGAAGTTAGAAAGATTGCGCCTGTCCACTTCAGTCGTAGAGCCCTTCATACAACGTCCCATCATGTACAATACACGGCAGAGCAGCAGGCGCCAGAGAACCAGCGGGAGAAAGACTGAAGCACATTACCCAGTGGGTGAATTATTTACTCCAGAACCCCTAACTATCTCTTCTCTTGAGGATAGTCTGCCTCTTTGTCAGTCAGACCCCGATGACCAATCACAGACAGAGATTCAAAAGGACCTCAACgctgtaaatgaaataaagaccTTCTCCTCAGATTTGATGGACAGTAGACAGATTATCAAACCTGAACCAGACGGAAACGTAAATAATGAGAGAAAAGGTGAGGTCCCACTTAAATGCTCAGAAACGAAAAACAGTAATGAGGTTCAGTCACAAACAAAGACGCAGCATTCTCACATGCCCCCGGAGAACAACTCGCCTTGCCCTGTGAGACTAAGTTTGAGCCCATCTCTGACTTCACATACACAGAAAGGTCAAGATCCTGTCCTACCATCTTTAGGAATGTCCCCTCAATTTTTGACATCAGGTTCACCATTAGGACTCCGGTCACCTCTCTTTTCTTCCTCTGGTCTCCTTAGGTCTCCTACTTCAATTACACCTATGGGATGTAGGTCTCAAGAGTCAATCTCAGTTAAAATAGGGGACATCAAAAATTGTATCACTGTAAAAAGTGGAGATCAGGGAGGTTCTAAAACAGAAAATCAGTCTCAAATTAGTCAAGAAACAAAAgttcaaaatactgtaaaagcaCGGCTTCCATCTCAAACCAACACTCCACCAGGATGTGAAAACCTAAATGGTCTGGAAATTGAATCCTCACGCATCACAGAAAATGAACAGAAGTGTGAGTGCAGTCTTGATACGGAAAACAGGCTTGAGTGTAGAAATAAGATCAATTGCACGCAAGAAAATGAAGTTCAATTCAATACTTCTGAACCagtggttttaaaaaatgtctttgaatcTGAAATCCAAACCAAAAACAATTCTGAAACGGACGTTGAAACCTGTAAAGTCTTTGAGCTTGGGTCTGAAACCCAAAGTATGGGCTTAAAACCAAATTTGACACTGTTACATTGTGGTAAAACATCTGGAGCTGTAGGTCAAGCTTCTGTTGAATCAGCTTCTTTGGACACTTATCaaagaacagagagaaagactggTTTTGATGATAACTGTACACAGTCAGAGGAGCAAAACACCGTTCCATCCAACAACCGGACATTATTGCATGAGGAATCCCTAACTGGCACTTCATTAACTGATAAGGTTCATTGTTCTGCAGTCCTGCAGGAGATGCACACTTTTAag GCGCTGGAGGGTGGATGCGTGTTGGAGTTGTGTTTGTTGCAATGGCCATCGGAGGACTGGTGCATATGTGTGGCAGGAGAATGGAGCGTTTGCCTTTGGGCTCAGGTGAAGGGAGTGAAGTCGTGGAGTCTTTTACACACCTGGACATTTGCACAG TCTGTCATGTCTTTGCATGGGATACCAGACTCTTCGGGACTGCTTTGTGTCACTCTGGGTCACTTGGAAATCACAGAGGCCAG AATTCTTTGCTGTCCGAGTATGGATGGACCGTTCTCTCAGAACGCAGTGTGCAAGGACACATTACAAGCAGTGTTGGGTGTGTCTAATTGTCGACTTGTGTGTTGCTCCACCCCTGGAGATCAACAAAGAGTCAGTGTGTTAACAATGACTCAAGATGGAAG AGTAAACAGCACTCTTCCCCTGGCCTCTGCTAAGCAGAACATACGGACACTAGCAGCTGTCGAGGGTGAAAAAGATGCTCTGATTGGTTGGACAGAATGTAAAACTCTCCTTATATG GAACCTGAAAACAGGCCAGCTGCTGCAGACTATATACCTGGAAAAGACTTTAGCCGTGACAAACTGCATGAAGGGATATTCTTACAGA ggtgtgctgtgtgtgttgcTTCAGAATGCAGGAAATGTATGTGATGAGGAGAGTAACTCATCTCTTTTTACCCTGATTGCCACAAATCCTCTCACCGGCAAACATATCACACTGACCTCTATCAACTGCCCTGATCAACCCAAACAACA GTTAATAGATGGCGATGTCCTGGGCTCTTGCTTGGTTGGTGTTTTCCAGTCTGGTCATCTTGCAGTTTGGGATCTCAGAGGAAGTGTAGCTAAAGTTGTTTGTGTGCTGGATGAGTTGTGTCGACTAGCTCGTTGGGCAGGGCCTGATAAGATGCTGACTGGATATCTGAATGGAGATGTTAGCGTGTTTCGTTATAAATCTACATAA
- the rasd3 gene encoding RASD family member 3, whose amino-acid sequence MSLLVRDRRTVRFVFLGAAGVGKTALITRFLQDRFDFKYTRTVEELHALEYDTDGERVRIEILDTSGSYSFPAMRALCIRTGDAFALVYAADQPDSLEEAQRLREEILEVKGEKFTGITVIENKADLGSRGRQATAEVMRAVEEDWGAGFVETSARTGENVNGVFRDLLQQMKLPSRVSPALRRRTQTMSRELTETRKKPPLKKNNSCILS is encoded by the coding sequence ATGTCTTTGCTGGTGCGGGATCGTCGGACGGTGCGCTTTGTGTTTTTGGGCGCCGCCGGGGTTGGAAAAACCGCCCTGATCACCCGTTTCTTGCAAGATCGCTTCGACTTCAAATACACGCGCACCGTGGAGGAGCTTCACGCTCTTGAGTACGACACAGACGGCGAGAGGGTGCGCATTGAGATCTTGGACACGAGCGGCAGTTATTCCTTCCCAGCCATGCGCGCTTTGTGCATCCGAACCGGGGACGCGTTTGCGCTCGTGTACGCCGCAGACCAGCCAGACTCCCTGGAGGAGGCGCAGCGGCTCCGCGAGGAGATCCTGGAGGTGAAGGGAGAGAAGTTTACTGGAATCACGGTGATTGAGAACAAAGCGGACCTGGGCAGCCGGGGTCGCCAGGCCACTGCGGAGGTGATGCGCGCGGTGGAGGAGGACTGGGGCGCGGGCTTTGTGGAGACTTCTGCGCGCACCGGAGAGAACGTCAACGGCGTGTTTCGGGACTTGCTTCAACAGATGAAGTTACCGAGCCGCGTGAGCCCGGCACTGCGCAGACGAACGCAGACAATGAGCAGAGAACTTACGGAGACGCGGAAAAAGCCCCCGTTGAAGAAGAACAACAGCTGTATCTTGTCTTAA